A genomic region of Drosophila kikkawai strain 14028-0561.14 chromosome X, DkikHiC1v2, whole genome shotgun sequence contains the following coding sequences:
- the fne gene encoding ELAV-like protein 2 isoform X2, producing the protein MTNAMDIVKNGSANGSVDGSNDESRTNLIVNYLPQTMTQEEMRSLFSSIGELESCKLVRDKVSVLPASLTALNPALQQGQSLGYGFVNYVRAEDAEKAVNTLNGLRLQNKVIKVSYARPSSESIKGANLYVSGLPKNLSQPDLEGMFASFGKIITSRILCDNISGLSKGVGFIRFDQRNEAERAIQELNGKTPKGYAEPITVKFANNPSNSAKAQIAPPLTAYLTPQAAAATRRLAGALPSAGRIRYSPLAGDLLANSILPGNAMTGSGWCIFVYNLAPETEENVLWQLFGPFGAVQSVKVIRDLQTSKCKGFGFVTMTNYDEAVVAIQSLNGYTLGNRVLQVSFKTNKTKTT; encoded by the exons ATGACCAACGCCATGGATATAGTGAAGAACGGCAGTGCCAACGGGTCCGTCGACGGCAGCAATGATGAGTCGCGCACCAATTTGATCGTCAACTATCTGCCGCAAACCATGACGCAGGAGGAGATGCGATCGCTCTTCTCCAGCATCGGTGAGCTGGAGAGTTGCAAACTGGTGCGTGATAAAGTCTCAG TCTTACCAGCATCGCTGACGGCTCTCAATCCGGCCCTGCAGCAAG GCCAGAGCCTGGGCTATGGCTTTGTTAACTACGTGCGGGCCGAGGATGCTGAGAAGGCTGTGAACACCCTGAACGGTTTGCGTTTGCAGAATAAGGTTATTAAAGTATCATACGCCCGTCCAAGCTCAGAATCTATTAAGGGTGCTAATTTATATGTATCGGGTCTTCCGAAAAATCTATCACAACCAGACTTGGAGGGGATGTTTGCATCGTTCGGCAAAATTATAACATCTCGTATACTCTGTGATAATATTTCTG GTCTATCGAAGGGCGTCGGCTTTATCCGCTTCGATCAGCGCAACGAGGCCGAGCGGGCCATCCAGGAGCTGAATGGCAAGACACCCAAGGGTTATGCCGAGCCGATCACCGTCAAGTTCGCTAATAATCCCAGCAATAGCGCCAAGGCCCAGATAGCCCCGCCCCTTACCGCCTACTTGACTccgcaggcggcggcggccaccAGGAGACTGGCCGGAGCCCTACCATCCGCCGGTCGCATAAG ATACTCACCGCTGGCCGGGGATCTGCTGGCCAACTCGATCCTGCCCGGAAACGCCATGACCGGATCCGGATGGTGCATATTCGTTTACAACCTGGCACCGGAAACCGAGGAGAATGTGCTGTGGCAGCTATTCGGCCCCTTTGGAGCCGTTCAGTCGGTGAAGGTGATCCGCGATCTGCAGACCAGCAAGTGCAAGGGATTCGGCTTTGTGACCATGACCAACTACGACGAGGCCGTGGTGGCCATCCAGTCCCTCAACGGCTACACCCTGGGCAACCGAGTGCTCCAGGTCAGCTTTAAGACTAACAAGACCAAGACCACTTAG
- the fne gene encoding ELAV-like protein 1 isoform X1, with the protein MTNAMDIVKNGSANGSVDGSNDESRTNLIVNYLPQTMTQEEMRSLFSSIGELESCKLVRDKVSGNLVLPASLTALNPALQQGQSLGYGFVNYVRAEDAEKAVNTLNGLRLQNKVIKVSYARPSSESIKGANLYVSGLPKNLSQPDLEGMFASFGKIITSRILCDNISGLSKGVGFIRFDQRNEAERAIQELNGKTPKGYAEPITVKFANNPSNSAKAQIAPPLTAYLTPQAAAATRRLAGALPSAGRIRYSPLAGDLLANSILPGNAMTGSGWCIFVYNLAPETEENVLWQLFGPFGAVQSVKVIRDLQTSKCKGFGFVTMTNYDEAVVAIQSLNGYTLGNRVLQVSFKTNKTKTT; encoded by the exons ATGACCAACGCCATGGATATAGTGAAGAACGGCAGTGCCAACGGGTCCGTCGACGGCAGCAATGATGAGTCGCGCACCAATTTGATCGTCAACTATCTGCCGCAAACCATGACGCAGGAGGAGATGCGATCGCTCTTCTCCAGCATCGGTGAGCTGGAGAGTTGCAAACTGGTGCGTGATAAAGTCTCAGGTAATTTGG TCTTACCAGCATCGCTGACGGCTCTCAATCCGGCCCTGCAGCAAG GCCAGAGCCTGGGCTATGGCTTTGTTAACTACGTGCGGGCCGAGGATGCTGAGAAGGCTGTGAACACCCTGAACGGTTTGCGTTTGCAGAATAAGGTTATTAAAGTATCATACGCCCGTCCAAGCTCAGAATCTATTAAGGGTGCTAATTTATATGTATCGGGTCTTCCGAAAAATCTATCACAACCAGACTTGGAGGGGATGTTTGCATCGTTCGGCAAAATTATAACATCTCGTATACTCTGTGATAATATTTCTG GTCTATCGAAGGGCGTCGGCTTTATCCGCTTCGATCAGCGCAACGAGGCCGAGCGGGCCATCCAGGAGCTGAATGGCAAGACACCCAAGGGTTATGCCGAGCCGATCACCGTCAAGTTCGCTAATAATCCCAGCAATAGCGCCAAGGCCCAGATAGCCCCGCCCCTTACCGCCTACTTGACTccgcaggcggcggcggccaccAGGAGACTGGCCGGAGCCCTACCATCCGCCGGTCGCATAAG ATACTCACCGCTGGCCGGGGATCTGCTGGCCAACTCGATCCTGCCCGGAAACGCCATGACCGGATCCGGATGGTGCATATTCGTTTACAACCTGGCACCGGAAACCGAGGAGAATGTGCTGTGGCAGCTATTCGGCCCCTTTGGAGCCGTTCAGTCGGTGAAGGTGATCCGCGATCTGCAGACCAGCAAGTGCAAGGGATTCGGCTTTGTGACCATGACCAACTACGACGAGGCCGTGGTGGCCATCCAGTCCCTCAACGGCTACACCCTGGGCAACCGAGTGCTCCAGGTCAGCTTTAAGACTAACAAGACCAAGACCACTTAG